The genomic stretch CGGGCGCTTGTTGCGGGCCCAGCGCGCGTCGGGCGGCACCCAGCGCGGGTTCCAGACGATGTGGCGGATGCGGTATTCGCCCGTGGGCGTCGCGTGCCCCGGCTGGCCGATGGCCACCGGGTACGAGGCCACCGTCTCGCCGTTCTTCACCACCGACAGCTCGCGGGCGGAAAGGTCGACGCTCAGGTAGAAGTCTGGATCGCGCGACGCCGGGCGCGCCTCCGCCGCGGGCGCCGGAGCGCCCATCCCCAGCACTGAAATCGCGAGCGCCGCCGCGGCGATCCCCTTACTCAATCTCACCATAGATCCTTGCTCTGCAACGGGTTACGGATCACTTGGACCCGCCGCACAAGGAAGGATCGTGCCAAACAGATGCTCTCGCGCGCTCAGGCGAGGCTGTGAGACAAGAATATACGCCGCCTCGATGCGCAGGGCGGCGATGAGCTTTTGTGGAGATTCGGAGACTGCCCGCGGTCCGCTCCAATCCTGTATCCGCTCACCATCCCTCCAGCAACGAAGGCCTGACGTCAGCGAGGATACATATAGTGTACAGAGTAAACAAGCCGCCCGCCAGAGTTCTGACACACTCTGGGCCTCAGGATGACGTCG from Longimicrobium sp. encodes the following:
- a CDS encoding L,D-transpeptidase, which codes for MRLSKGIAAAALAISVLGMGAPAPAAEARPASRDPDFYLSVDLSARELSVVKNGETVASYPVAIGQPGHATPTGEYRIRHIVWNPRWVPPDARWARNKRPRAPGDPRNPMGRVKMFFREPDLYVHGTRETDSLGEAESHGCIRMSNSAVISVARLVMANGGEPRSPGWFRRVRDRLSSTRQVYLSQPVLIKIHR